The DNA sequence TGATATTGAATTCAGCTTCATCAATTACATACTCTTTTTGAGCTGGTACGTGTAATGTTAGGAAATCGGCTTGTTTCAAAACCTCTTCTTTAGAAATGGTTTGAATATTGAAATTAACTTTTTGCCCATCAAAAAATTCCAATTCTAAATTTGCTTTTTCTAAAAATGGATCAAAAGCAACAACTTTCATTCCTGCTCCTAATGCTACTTTAGCAGTGGCTTGACCAATACGACCAAAACCTAAAACACCTAAAGTTTTTCCTTTTAATTCAGTTCCTTTGGCATAAGCTTTTTTTAATCCTTTGAAATTTGTATCACCTTCCAAAGGCATGTCTCTATTAGAATTGTGTAAAAAACGAGCTAAGCCGTAAAAATGTCCGAATACTAATTCTGCTACCGAATGCGACGAAGATGCAGGTGTGTTGATTACACTCAAACCTTTTTCACGAGCATATTCCACATCAATATTATCCATTCCAACACCACCACGACCAATAATTTTTAATCCAGGACACGCATCAATTAAATCTTTGCGTACTGTGGTTGCACTACGTACCAATAAAACTGCTATATCTTTTTCATTGATATAATTAATTAATTGCTCTTGAGCAACAGTGGTTGTAATTACTTCGTATCCACCTTTTTCTAATGCATCAATACCGCTTTGTGAAATACCGTCGTTTGCTAATACTTTCATTCTTTAGGTTTAAAGTTGAAAAGTTTAAAGTTTAAAGTTGCGTTTACTTTTAAATGTTAAACTTTATATTAAATATTTATTTTAAGAGTTTGAGCAAGCACAGAAAAACTGTTATTGCTTACTGTGATTTTTTAAGCTTTAGTTTCTAATTCACTCATTACTTCAACAAGTACTTTTACGCTATCAATTGGTAAGGCATTGTACATAGAAGCTCTATAACCTCCAACACTTCTGTGCCCGTTAACACCACTAACGCCTGCTTCTTTAAGCATGGTTTCAAAAGTATCTTTTAAGTTTTCATTTTCCAAAGTGAATGTAGCATTCATTAAAGAACGGTCTTCTTTAGTTGCAAATCCTTTAAATAATGGATTTAAATCAATTTCAGAATACATCAAGCGTGCTTTCTTTTCATTTTCTTTCTCTATAGCAGCAATTCCTCCAAGCCCTTTTAACCATTCTAAAGTTAATAATGAAGTATAAACAGCAAAAACAGGCGGTGTATTTAGCATACTACCACTTCCTATGTGTTTTTTATAATCCATAATGGTTGGAATATTGCGAGATACCTTACCAAGAATATCTTCTTTAACAACTACAAGTGTTGTTCCTGCTGGACCCATATTTTTTTGAGCACCTGCGTAAATCAACCCAAATTGAGAGAAATCTAATTGACGTGAAAAAATATCACTACTCATATCACATACCATTGGAATATCACATTTTGGGAATGATTTTATTTGTGTTCCAAAAATAGTATTGTTTGATGTACAGTGGAAATAATCATAATCAGAAGGTATATCATATTGTTTTGGGATATAATTAAAGTTAGCATTTTTTGATGATGCAACTTCGTAGATATCATCTAAAACTTTAGCTTCTTTGATGGCTTTTTCACTCCATGCCCCTGTATTTAAGTAACCAGCTCTTTTTTCTAAAAGATTCATGGCAAGCATTAAAAACTGTGTACTTGCTCCACCTTGTAAAAATAATGCTTTATAACCTTTTCCTTCTAAGCCAAGTAATTCTAAAACTAATGCTCTTGCTCTTTCCATAATATCAACAAAATCTTTACTTCTGTGTGATATTTCAATTAAAGATAAACCACTGCCATTATAATCTAAAACAGCCTCCGAAGCTTTAAGTAATACTTCTTGTGGTAAAATACTTGGTCCTGCACTAAAGTTATGTTTCTTCATTTTTTGTTATAAAATTTAAAGATGCAAAGTTGCTAATTAATTGTAAATTTTTAGGTATAAAATCATTTTTTTTTCGCTAAATTTTTCCTAGGAAGGAAATAGAATCTATACCATCGGCATAATCATAAAGTTGTGGTTTTTGTGTGTTCCCAAAATAAACTTCTTTGTCATCAAAGCCTTTAGAAACAATGCATTGTATGTTGTTTTTTTTCCGTTTTAGAGTTTCTTTTAATTGATCTTGAGAATCATAATATTCATAAAAAACGGTGGCGATGGGAGAAGAAAAGCTTTTGTCTTCCTTAATCATAAGGAATCCATTTTCTAACATATCAAACTCACTCATTAAATATACTGCTTTGTTATAATCGTAATTATTGGCATATTTGGCAGTGTCAA is a window from the Pseudalgibacter alginicilyticus genome containing:
- a CDS encoding D-2-hydroxyacid dehydrogenase; this encodes MKVLANDGISQSGIDALEKGGYEVITTTVAQEQLINYINEKDIAVLLVRSATTVRKDLIDACPGLKIIGRGGVGMDNIDVEYAREKGLSVINTPASSSHSVAELVFGHFYGLARFLHNSNRDMPLEGDTNFKGLKKAYAKGTELKGKTLGVLGFGRIGQATAKVALGAGMKVVAFDPFLEKANLELEFFDGQKVNFNIQTISKEEVLKQADFLTLHVPAQKEYVIDEAEFNIMKDGVIIANAARGGVVNEVALVKAIESGKVARAALDVFEKEPKPEMQLLMNPALSLTPHTGAATNEAQDRIGTELAEQIINILG
- the serC gene encoding 3-phosphoserine/phosphohydroxythreonine transaminase, whose amino-acid sequence is MKKHNFSAGPSILPQEVLLKASEAVLDYNGSGLSLIEISHRSKDFVDIMERARALVLELLGLEGKGYKALFLQGGASTQFLMLAMNLLEKRAGYLNTGAWSEKAIKEAKVLDDIYEVASSKNANFNYIPKQYDIPSDYDYFHCTSNNTIFGTQIKSFPKCDIPMVCDMSSDIFSRQLDFSQFGLIYAGAQKNMGPAGTTLVVVKEDILGKVSRNIPTIMDYKKHIGSGSMLNTPPVFAVYTSLLTLEWLKGLGGIAAIEKENEKKARLMYSEIDLNPLFKGFATKEDRSLMNATFTLENENLKDTFETMLKEAGVSGVNGHRSVGGYRASMYNALPIDSVKVLVEVMSELETKA